The following are encoded in a window of Ictalurus punctatus breed USDA103 chromosome 13, Coco_2.0, whole genome shotgun sequence genomic DNA:
- the htra1b gene encoding serine protease HTRA1B has product MRVQFVACACLLFVLGAPVSDGARVPGCPDRCDKSACPPIPADCLAGNALDRCDCCPVCASGEGEQCNASSDCPEGLLCSVTDGVVHSATVRKRAKSGVCVCESAEPACGSDGVTYRNVCELRRASGSARRLNQPPVIVVQRGACGKGHDGNPDSLRHRYNFIADVVEKIGPAVVHIELFRKMVFTKREVAVASGSGFVVSEDGLIVTNAHVVANKHRVKVELKSGATYDAKIQDVDEKADIALIKIDTPTKLPVLLLGRSADLRPGEFVVAIGSPFSLQNTVTTGIVSTTQRGGKELGLRNSDMDYIQTDAIINYGNSGGPLVNLDGEVIGINTLKVTAGISFAIPSDKIRQFLTESHNRQAKGKTTTKKKYIGVRMMSLTPTLAKELKGRTADFPDVTSGAYVIEVIPRTPAETGGLQESDVIISINGQQITSASDVSAAIKKDHTLRVVARRGNEDVILTIVPEEIEP; this is encoded by the exons ATGCGTGTTCAGTTCGTGGCGTGCGCGTGCCTGCTGTTCGTGCTCGGCGCGCCGGTATCGGACGGCGCGCGCGTTCCCGGCTGCCCCGACCGCTGCGACAAGTCGGCGTGTCCGCCGATTCCCGCCGACTGCCTGGCCGGAAACGCGCTCGACCGCTGCGACTGCTGTCCCGTGTGCGCCTCGGGAGAGGGCGAGCAGTGCAACGCCTCGAGCGACTGCCCCGAGGGCCTGCTCTGCTCCGTAACCGACGGCGTGGTGCACAGCGCCACCGTGCGAAAGCGCGCAAAGAGCGGCGTGTGCGTGTGCGAGAGCGCCGAGCCCGCGTGCGGCAGCGACGGCGTGACGTACCGCAACGTGTGCGAGCTGCGCAGGGCGAGCGGGAGCGCGCGGCGTCTGAACCAACCGCCTGTCATCGTTGTGCAGAGGGGCGCGTGCGGCAAAG GTCACGACGGGAATCCTGACAGCCTGCGTCACAGATACAACTTCATCGCCGACGTGGTGGAGAAAATCGGGCCGGCTGTGGTCCATATCGAGCTCTTCCGCAA GATGGTGTTCACTAAGCGGGAGGTGGCTGTGGCTAGCGGCTCGGGCTTCGTCGTGTCCGAAGACGGTCTGATCGTCACCAACGCTCACGTAGTGGCCAATAAACACCGCGTCAAAGTGGAGCTGAAGTCGGGAGCCACGTACGACGCTAAAATCCAAGACGTGGACGAGAAAGCCGACATCGCCCTCATCAAGATCGACACTCCT ACGAAGCTTCCGGTGTTGCTGCTGGGCAGATCGGCTGATCTGAGGCCCGGCGAGTTTGTGGTCGCCATCGGCAGCCCCTTCTCCCTCCAGAACACTGTGACGACGGGAATCGTTAGCACCACCCAGCGCGGCGGCAAGGAGCTTGGCCTCCGCAACTCGGACATGGACTACATCCAGACGGACGCCATCATCAAC TATGGAAATTCAGGAGGACCTCTGGTGAACCTG GATGGAGAGGTCATAGGGATTAATACTCTGAAGGTGACTGCTGGGATTTCCTTCGCCATTCCCTCCGACAAGATCCGCCAGTTCCTTACCGAATCCCACAATCGACAGGCCAAAG gAAAAACCACCACAAAAAAGAAGTACATTGGCGTGAGAATGATGAGCCTCACCCCGAC TCTTGCTAAGGAGTTGAAAGGGAGGACGGCTGATTTCCCCGACGTCACCTCCGGAGCGTACGTCATCGAGGTCATTCCCAGAACTCCAGCAGAAAC CGGCGGTCTTCAGGAAAGCGACGTGATCATCAGCATTAACGGCCAGCAAATCACGTCAGCCAGCGACGTCAGCGCCGCCATCAAAAAAGACCACACACTCCGCGTGGTGGCTCGGCGAGGAAACGAGGACGTCATCCTCACCATCGTGCCTGAGGAAATTGAACCTTGA
- the c13h10orf88 gene encoding ATPase PAAT, with the protein MMSSSRDVVVSTHTSWVCTSHTELREILITPQEELITEAGLDPSASALCEPVRLERAEESSPCVITLLCRPDSGAVISSLQVASEARTIEVYSLSGDYCGTSRGEEDPRFQQRSGEDERPFYRSHLVLETPLASCDVKLLSLGGRSAVGIRQVVVGLRFRPGAEFQPGSDAGIDLHRVQAMMEEMGTTLSPGAQNLMEMVQFQQKNKADVLGGFLPLLMGGGALACLAKGAKVTGDVGSDGAPALPGHQAGMFCANQRGVLDAVAGGPGGNHSPVSPDLLPMLQSVCGQVTQLRLDTLTSPEKKTNGEREDHMCCGGLEKVLEKVVEKRMHDLENRLKEHMDTRLDALQKRLELTLHQLALVTSTTNPQ; encoded by the exons ATGATGAGCTCCAGCAGAGATGTCGTGGTGTCTACACACACCTCCTGGGTGTGTACATCTCACACTGAGCTCAGAGAGATCCTCATCACACCACAGGAAGAGCTCATCACCGAGGCTGGCCTGGATCCTTCTGCTTCTGCTCT GTGTGAGCCTGTGCGCTTGGAGCGAGCGGAGGAATCCTCGCCGTGCGTCATCACCCTGCTGTGTCGACCCGATTCAGGCGCCGTCATCAGCAGCCTTCAGGTGGCGAGCGAGGCGAGGACTATCGAGGTCTACTCGCTCTCCGGGGACTACTGCGGGACGAGCCGTGGTGAGGAGGATCCGAGATTCCAGCAGCGCAG TGGTGAAGATGAAAGACCCTTCTACAGGAGCCACTTGGTGTTGGAAACCCCGCtagcgtcatgtgacgtcaag CTGCTCTCTCTCGGCGGCCGGTCGGCTGTGGGAATCCGTCAGGTGGTCGTCGGACTGCGGTTCCGTCCGGGAGCAGAGTTCCAGCCCGGCTCGGACGCTGGCATCGACCTTCATCGTGTCCAGGCCATGATGGAGGAGATGGGCACCACTCTCTCCCCCGGGGCTCAGAACCTCATGGAAATGGTGCAGTTTCAGCAAAAG AACAAAGCCGACGTCCTTGGTGGCTTCTTGCCCCTGCTGATGGGTGGTGGTGCGCTAGCATGCTTGGCCAAAGGGGCTAAAGTGACGGGAGATGTTGGCTCTGATGGTGCACCGGCACTGCCTGGGCATCAAGCCGGAATGTTCTGTGCCAACCAGAGAGGCGTCCTAGACGCCGTGGCAGGTGGTCCGGGTGGAAACCACAGTCCTGTTAGCCCTGATCTGCTTCCCATGCTTCAGAGCGTGTGTGGTCAGGTTACACAACTCCGCCTGGACACTTTGACCTCACCAGAGAAGAAGACGAACGGAGAACG TGAGGATCACATGTGCTGTGGAGGTCTGGAGAAAGTTCTGGAGAAAGTGGTGGAGAAACGTATGCACGATCTGGAGAACAGGTTGAAGGAGCACATGGACACACGCCTGGATGCTCTTCAGAAACGATTGGAGCTCACACTACATCAGCTCGCGCTCGTCACCAGCACGACAAACCCGCAATAA